CCGTTCGTGCTGGCGAAGCTGGACGGTGCCGCATCGGCCGGCGCTGCGAACCGGTACCTGCCCGCGGAGTCGGTGCCGCCGTTCCCGTTCCTCGAACCGACCTTGTTCGGCGCGTTGTGCCTGGCCGGTTTCTGCTGGCTGGTGCTGGCGTTCCGGCGCAGCGAGGCCGCGGCGGCGCTGCTGGTGCTGACGGCCTCGGTGTACGCGTGGTTCGGCTTGTCGACGCTGGCGGTGGCGGCGCAGACGACGTTGCTGGCGTTCCGGACCACGGCCGCGCTGGAGGTGCTGCTGGCGGTGGCCGGAGTGCTGGGGCTGCTCGACCTGTGGGGCTGGGCCAGCACCCGGCTGGACGCCCGGTTCCGGCGGCAGGTCGCGGCGCTCGGTCTCCTGCTGCCGCTGGCGGGTGCGGTGAGCACCGTCGAAACCGCGCTCGCGTCCACTGTGGACGAATCGGCGGCTCCGGCTTACCAGGACTACTACCCGACGGGGGCCAACGCGCAGCGTCGAACCGACCCGGCGCTGCCCGGCTCCTGGAACGACGAGCTCACGGCCGCGCTCGGCGAGCTCACCGGCCGCGCACCTGCGGAAATCACGGTGCTCACGACCTACCACCCGATCATGTCGTTCGCCCCGTACTGGGGTTTCCAGCAGGAGACGCCGCACTACGCGAACCCGCTGTCGGCCTACGAGGACCGCGCCGCCGTGATCCGCGAGTGGGCGGCGGCGCGCGGTCCCGGCGAGCTGTCCGCGCTGCTGCGGCGCAGTCCGTTCCCCGCTCCGGACGCGTTCCTGCTGCGCCGCGAGAGCGACGGGCTGCACCTGACGCTGTCGCACGACGCGTTCCCGCACCAGCCCAACGTCCAGGTCTACGACGTGCGGTTCGACCCGGCGCTGTTCGACTCGCCCGCCTTCGTCCGGCGTGACGCGGGCCCGTTCGCGGTGATCGCTACGCGCTGATCGTTTCGGGCGGTCCTGCCCGGGTGAGGTGAAGCGGACCCCATCATCAGGTTAGCCTTGCCTCAGAGAACCAGTCGCGATGAGGAGAGCTGATGGCTCAAGCGGGCAAGTCCAGGCCGGTCAAGCGGCTGCGAGTGCTGCGCAAGGAACAACTCACCCCGCACATGATCCGCATCGTCGCGGGCGGGGACGGGCTGCGCGCCTTCCAGGCCAACGAGTTCACCGACGCGTACGTGAAAGTGGTCTTCCCCGTCGACGGCGTGGCCTACCCGGAGCCGTTCGACCTGGGCGTGATCAACGCCGAACTGCCCCGCGAGCAGTGGCCCAGCACCCGCACCTACACGGTGCGCCACTACGACCGGCAGGCCGGCGAGCTCACCTTGGACTTCGTCCACCACGGAGACACCGGGCTCGCCGGGCCGTGGGCGGCGAACGCCGCGCCCGGCGACGAACTGCTGCTGGCCGGACCCGGCGGGGCGTACGCGCCGGACGCCGCCGCGGACTGGCACCTGCTGGTCGGGGACGAGAGCGCGCTGCCCGCGATCGCCGCGTCCCTGGAAGCGATGCCCGCCGGAGCCCAGGTCCGGGCGTTCGTCCTGATCGACGGCGCCGAGGAGCAGCAGTCGCTGTCCACCAAGGCCGACGCGGAGGTCCGCTGGCTGCACCGCTCGTCGGGCGACGACCTCGTCGGCGCCGTGCGGGACGCGGAGTTCCCGGCCGGTGACGTGCACGCCTTCGTGCACGGCGAGGCCGGATTCGTGCGGGAGCTGCGCCGTTACCTGCTCAACGAGTGCGGAGTGGCCAAGGATCGCCTGTCGATCTCCGGCTACTGGCGCGAAGGCAAGAACGACGAGCAGTGGCGCAAGGAAAAAGCAGCCGAACGAGCAGCGGAAGAGGCCCGTCCGGCTTGAGCGGGGACTGGCCCTGGGCTCGTTTTGCTCGGGTGGTCAGGTGGCGGAACCTCAGCGTTCTTCTCGCTGCGGGATCTTTTTCCCGAGTGGCTCCGCCACGAGGGAGAAAGCCGTCCTCGCGAGAAGGGCGCTGAGAACCCGCTGCGGTGCCGGTTGCTCTGGTGGTCGCTGCTCAGCGGCTTCGCCGCTGACAGGAAAACGACCGAAGGCGTCGCTCACCGGGCGACAAGATCATGGCGCCTGGTTCTTGGTGTCACATGCGGTCGGTCGGGGTTTGGCCGGGGATGACCCGGACGACCTCGCGGAGTGCGATGACGAGGGCTTCGACGGCGGGTGACGGTGGGCCGCCGCGGATCGCGACGGCGATGGTGCGGGTGACGGCGGGGCTGACGGGGATCAGCCGGACGCCGGGGAATCCTTCGACGGCGGCGCGCGGTGCCAGTGACACCGCCAGGCCGCCCGCGACGATCGTCATCTGGGTGGGGAAGTCGTCGGCGACGAACCGGACGTCCACTTCGACGTCGTGGCGGCGCATGATCTGCAACTGCGCCTCGTGGTGGTCCGTTCCGGGCGGGCACGCGGCCCAGGCCTGGTCGCGCACGTCGGCCAGGTCGATGTGCTCGCGGGAGGCGAGCGGGTGCTCGGAACCGACGGCGAGCACCACGTCGTGGTCGACGAGCGGGTGCAGCTGGACCCGCGGCGGCACCCGCATCGGCAGCGACGACCAGTTCTCGATGATCACCGCGTCGAGGTCGTGGCTGAGCAGCAGCGGGATCATGTCGATCGCCCCGCCGCCGCTGCGCGCGCTGGGCACGATGTCGGGATGGCGCTGCGCGAGCGCGTGCAGGGCGGGCGCCAGCAGCAGCCGGAAGCTGCTGTGCAGGGCGCCGATGCGCAGCGGTCCGACGGCGCGGCCGTCGAGCTCGGTCAGCGCGTGCTCGGCCGCGGCGATCTTGCCGCCCGCCGCGCCTGCGGCCTCCGCGACGATCCAGCCGGCCGTGGTCAGGCGCATCCCGCGCCCCTCCGGCTCGACCAGCGCGGTACCGGCCTCGCGTTCCAGCTTGCGGATCTGCTGCGTGATGGCGGGGCCGGTGACGTGCAGCGCGGCGGCCGCCGCTCCGACCGAGCCGTGCTCGGCGACCGCGGCCAGCACGCGGAGGCGCTCCCAGTTCAACACCTTAGCGATCCTAATCTGATCATCGGAGAAATAGTAACTAGTGCTGAGCAGTCTGCGGCGGCAGAGTGAAAGCCGTGAATGCTGATGGGGGGAAGTCCGCCGCGACGGGGTCGACGGCGCCCGTGGTGTGGGTCGTGCTGGGGGCGTTGTCGCTGTCGATGTCGGCGACGCTGATCGCGCTGGCCGGTACGTCCTCGGTGACCACGGCGTTCTACCGGTGTTCGCTGGCGCTGCTCATGCTGCTGCCGCTGCTGATCCGCGAGGTGCGCAGGCACGGCCTGCCGGACCGGTGCTTCGTCGTGATGGCGCTGCTCGGCGGCGCGTTTCTCGGCGCGGATTACCTGCTGTGGAACGTGAGCATCGGCGACGTCGGCCCGGGGATCGCGACCGTCCTGGTGAACATGCAGATCGTGCTGTTCCCCGTCGTGGTGCGGGTGATCACCGGAACGCCGCTCGCCCGCCGGTTCGTCGTCGCGATCCCGGTGCTGCTGGTGGCGGTGACGTTGGCGGGCGGAGTCGTCGGCCCCGCCCCGGAGGGAGGCGCGCCGTTGCGGGGCACGCTGCTCGCGCTGGCCGCGGCGCTCGGCTACTCCGGGTACCTCTACTTCACCAGGGATTGCGGTGTGCGGTCGCCGGAGTACCTGGTCGCCCCGGTGTTCCTGGCGACGTTCGCCGCCGCCGCGATGGCCGCGATCACCGGCTTGTTCACGTCCGGCATCGAGGTCGACCTCGCGCCGCGGACGTGGGTCTGCCTGGTGCTGGTCGCGCTGTTCGGGCAGGCGGTCGGCTGGCTCCTGGTGGGCGCGGCGCTGCCCAGGTTGGCTCCGGCGCTGTCGTCGACGTTGCTGCTGCTGCAGCCGATCGGCGCGGTGCTGATCGGGATCATCTGGCTCGGCGACGTTCCCACGCCGCTGCAATCCGCGGGCTGCGCGATCGTGCTGGCCACCGTCTGGGTGCTGACCGCGGGGAGGGCGCGCTCGAAACGACCCGCACGGCGTTCCGAAGGCGACCTCGCGCTGGAGGCGGAACGCGAGGTCGAAGGGGCGAAGTCCTGACGCGGCCCGCGCACCGCCGCCGACCGGCCGGGCCGCCCTCAGGGCAGCGGCCCGGCCGGGTGTCCCGGAAGCCGTCTTCGATCTCGGCCTGCGCAGCGGGTCGCTCGCCCGGCGCGACGAGATCAAGGACGGGCGGTCAGCAGTCGGATTCCGGTGCTTCGCCGTCGAAGCGGTCGGCGAGGTAGTCGATCGCGGAGCCCGCGCCGGTGAGCAGCGTGCTCACGTGCTCACCGGGGAAGGTGCGCCAGGTGACCTCGGAGCCCGCCGCGCAGTACTGGTCGCGGAGTTCTTCGGCCTGGTCGCGCGGGAGGATCTCGTCGTGCGTGCCGTGGAACAGGTAGATCGGCGCCTGCTGCGGGCGCGACCCGAGCGAGTTCTCCGCCAGCCGCGCCTGCCAGCGCGGATCCTCCAGCGGGCTGTGCGTCGTGTAGTCCTCCAAGCGCTCGAAGGCGTGCCCGAACACCGCGTCCACGCAGGCGTCCTGCTCCTTCTCGAAGGTCTCCTTCCCCTTGTCGTTGAGGAACGACATCAGGTCCAGCTCCGAGTACGCCGCGTCGAAACCGGCGGCGGTGAGCATCGCGAAACCGAACCCGACGCCGCCGTCCAAGAAGGTCGACACCGCCGCCAGATCGGCCGGGTTCCCGCCCGCGGCCACGCCCACGACATCCATGTTCGGCGCGTACTCCGGCGCCAGCTCACCGGCCCAGGCCGCGGCGCCGCCGCCCTGCGAGTACCCGGAGAACGCGACCGGACCGTCCGGGCTCAACCCGGCGGCGGGCAGCCTGGTGGCGGCGCGCGCCGCGTCGATCACGCTGCGGCCTTCGGATCGTCCGACCACGTAAGGATGCGTCCCCGGAGTGCCGAGCCCTTCGTAGTCGGTGATCGCCACCGCCCAGCCCCGCTGGAGCATCGGCTCCACCAGCGGACGTTCGTAGTCCGGTTGGAACTTCGACGGCGCGCAATCGTCCCCGATCCCGCGCGTTCCGCTCCCGATCGACACGACCGGCCGCTCGCCCTCGCCGCTCCACTCGGCGGTCGGGACGAGGACGCGGCCGGTGACGGCGATGGGCTGCCCGGTCGCGGATTCGGAGCGGTAGAGCACCAGGTACACCTTGGTGCCCAGCTGCCGCGGCAGTTCCCGCCACCAGATCACGTCGCCGTTCACGCCGTCGGGCAGGGGAGCGGGCGGTTGGTAGAACTCGTCGCCGGGTGGGCCCTGCGGCGGTTCGGCGGTGGCCGCGGCGGCTCCGGAGGGAGCGGCCAGCGCCAGCGCCGCGGCGACCGCGAGCGTGCGCCAGCCGAACGCGCGGACCGGAGTGCGGGGAGAGGGGATCGGTGGCACGGGGACTCCTCGTTGAGCGCGCACGCCGTCGTGCGCCTTCCTGACCGATGTGGACGGTCGCGAATCCCGGTGGGTGCGGGGTTCGGGATCGTCGGTGCGAGCCGGGCCGTCTCCGGCGTGGGAGGCAACGGGCGGTGGGTCGGAACAGGTGCCGTGTCGGCGAGATCGTCGCTGATCACAGCCGTGCGAGGACGGAAGTGTAGATCGCCGAAACGGGACGTGGAACTCCTCGACGATCTCATTACGCACGAGTAACCTGTTCGGTCTGCGCGATGGCGAGACCGAGCGATTTCCGCTGCGCAGCGGGGTTTTCGCGCGCTCGGCCCACCATCGGGGCCGTCAGGTCAGCGGGCCAGGACGTCCCGGATCGCGCGCACGACCGCGTCCGGCAGGCTCCAGGTGAGGTTCGAATGCCCGGCGTCGTCCAGCCGCCGGATCTCGGCTCGGGGGCGTGCCGCGGCCAGGTCCGAGTAGAGCCGGTGCTTGGCCCGGCCGGATTCGGCGGCGTCCCGCGATCCGGGCGGTGCGAGCTCGTCGGCGATCGGATCGGGTCCCATGGCGGACAGGACGATCAGCGGCACGTCGGGCTCGGGACCGGCCGCGCGGACTTCGTCGAAGAGCAGCGGCAGGTTCCTCGGCTCCCGCAGCGATCGCCGGTAGCC
This window of the Saccharopolyspora gloriosae genome carries:
- a CDS encoding arabinofuranosyltransferase is translated as MSPGRLAGELPVVVVVAVGVSLAVQFPIARLGLSVPTELPAIAATACAALLLALLLGGARWADRVPAALRLPAVWVALPALATTVLAWPLEPTRLYYGGVSVDQMFRMQYLTRFADSPALADMNYPGLAPYYPAGWFWLGGRFAELTGMPGWAAFKPFALLTIAVTAGVAFTLWSAVVRRRIAVLCAVATTLSGFLHGFDEPYAWMSVAWLVPVAVAAWHVLRCREHPHRAATVGIGLYLGFAAITYALYLAFAAMVLVVMAAVVAARRLRAGGAWRRVVGGPVLRLAVIGAVAAAVALLVWAPFVLAKLDGAASAGAANRYLPAESVPPFPFLEPTLFGALCLAGFCWLVLAFRRSEAAAALLVLTASVYAWFGLSTLAVAAQTTLLAFRTTAALEVLLAVAGVLGLLDLWGWASTRLDARFRRQVAALGLLLPLAGAVSTVETALASTVDESAAPAYQDYYPTGANAQRRTDPALPGSWNDELTAALGELTGRAPAEITVLTTYHPIMSFAPYWGFQQETPHYANPLSAYEDRAAVIREWAAARGPGELSALLRRSPFPAPDAFLLRRESDGLHLTLSHDAFPHQPNVQVYDVRFDPALFDSPAFVRRDAGPFAVIATR
- a CDS encoding LysR substrate-binding domain-containing protein, coding for MLNWERLRVLAAVAEHGSVGAAAAALHVTGPAITQQIRKLEREAGTALVEPEGRGMRLTTAGWIVAEAAGAAGGKIAAAEHALTELDGRAVGPLRIGALHSSFRLLLAPALHALAQRHPDIVPSARSGGGAIDMIPLLLSHDLDAVIIENWSSLPMRVPPRVQLHPLVDHDVVLAVGSEHPLASREHIDLADVRDQAWAACPPGTDHHEAQLQIMRRHDVEVDVRFVADDFPTQMTIVAGGLAVSLAPRAAVEGFPGVRLIPVSPAVTRTIAVAIRGGPPSPAVEALVIALREVVRVIPGQTPTDRM
- a CDS encoding lipase family protein, encoding MPPIPSPRTPVRAFGWRTLAVAAALALAAPSGAAAATAEPPQGPPGDEFYQPPAPLPDGVNGDVIWWRELPRQLGTKVYLVLYRSESATGQPIAVTGRVLVPTAEWSGEGERPVVSIGSGTRGIGDDCAPSKFQPDYERPLVEPMLQRGWAVAITDYEGLGTPGTHPYVVGRSEGRSVIDAARAATRLPAAGLSPDGPVAFSGYSQGGGAAAWAGELAPEYAPNMDVVGVAAGGNPADLAAVSTFLDGGVGFGFAMLTAAGFDAAYSELDLMSFLNDKGKETFEKEQDACVDAVFGHAFERLEDYTTHSPLEDPRWQARLAENSLGSRPQQAPIYLFHGTHDEILPRDQAEELRDQYCAAGSEVTWRTFPGEHVSTLLTGAGSAIDYLADRFDGEAPESDC
- a CDS encoding EamA family transporter, translating into MNADGGKSAATGSTAPVVWVVLGALSLSMSATLIALAGTSSVTTAFYRCSLALLMLLPLLIREVRRHGLPDRCFVVMALLGGAFLGADYLLWNVSIGDVGPGIATVLVNMQIVLFPVVVRVITGTPLARRFVVAIPVLLVAVTLAGGVVGPAPEGGAPLRGTLLALAAALGYSGYLYFTRDCGVRSPEYLVAPVFLATFAAAAMAAITGLFTSGIEVDLAPRTWVCLVLVALFGQAVGWLLVGAALPRLAPALSSTLLLLQPIGAVLIGIIWLGDVPTPLQSAGCAIVLATVWVLTAGRARSKRPARRSEGDLALEAEREVEGAKS
- a CDS encoding siderophore-interacting protein, with protein sequence MAQAGKSRPVKRLRVLRKEQLTPHMIRIVAGGDGLRAFQANEFTDAYVKVVFPVDGVAYPEPFDLGVINAELPREQWPSTRTYTVRHYDRQAGELTLDFVHHGDTGLAGPWAANAAPGDELLLAGPGGAYAPDAAADWHLLVGDESALPAIAASLEAMPAGAQVRAFVLIDGAEEQQSLSTKADAEVRWLHRSSGDDLVGAVRDAEFPAGDVHAFVHGEAGFVRELRRYLLNECGVAKDRLSISGYWREGKNDEQWRKEKAAERAAEEARPA